The following are encoded in a window of Parus major isolate Abel chromosome 22, Parus_major1.1, whole genome shotgun sequence genomic DNA:
- the ZNF703 gene encoding zinc finger protein 703, whose amino-acid sequence APLRPQLDAKKSPLALLAQTCSQIGKPDPPPSSKLNAVAAAAPAAEKEPSARPAALKPPGSGDAPAEDKSSFKPYSKGGGEPRKEGGADKAGFRVPSAACPPFPPHAAASPGGSRGASPQHPEPKGAEEKKEPEGGKPSPEGTGGALGRGVVEAGAHGEPPSGRKSEPPALPPAGHVAPVSPYKPGHSVFPLPPSSIGYHGSIVGAYAGYPSQFVPGLDPTKPGLVGSQLPGALGLPGKPPSSSPLTGASPPSFMQGLCRDPYCLSYHSASHLGSSNCSSCVHDPGSLKSGYPLVYPTHPLHSVHTTLSSSGTPSLPGHPLYTYGFMLQNDPLPHICNWVSASGPCDKRFATSEELLTHLRTHTALPGAEKLLAGYPTSGLGSAASCHLHLPPAAPGSPNTLPASLSLRSPHTLGLNRYHPYGKSHLPTAGALPVPSLPAAGPYYSPYALYGQRLTSASALGYQ is encoded by the coding sequence GCTCCGCTCCGCCCGCAGCTGGACGCCAAGAAGAGCCCGCTGGCGCTGCTGGCCCAGACCTGCTCGCAGATCGGGAAGCCCGACCCGCCGCCCTCCTCCAAGCTGAACGCCGTGgccgccgccgcgcccgccgccgAGAAGGAGCCCTcggcccgccccgccgcgcTGAAGCCGCCGGGCAGCGGGGACGCGCCCGCCGAGGACAAGTCCAGCTTCAAGCCGTACTCGAAGGGCGGCGGGGAGCCGCGCAAGGAGGGCGGCGCGGACAAGGCCGGCTTTCGGGTGCCCAGCGCCGCGTGCCCGCCGTTCCCCCCGCACGCCGCAGCCTCGCCCGGCGGCTCCCGCGGGGCCTCGCCGCAGCACCCCGAGCCCAAGGGCGCCGAGGAGAAGAAGGAGCCCGAGGGCGGCAAGCCCAGCCCCGAGGGGACGGGCGGGGCGCTGGGGCGCGGGGTGGTGGAGGCCGGGGCGCACGGCGAGCCCCCCTCGGGCCGCAAGTCGGAGCCCCCCGCGCTGCCGCCCGCCGGCCATGTGGCCCCCGTCTCGCCCTACAAGCCGGGTCACTCCGTCTTCCCCCTGCCGCCCTCCAGCATCGGCTACCACGGCTCCATCGTCGGCGCCTACGCCGGCTACCCGTCCCAGTTCGTGCCCGGGCTGGACCCCACCAAGCCGGGGCTGGTGGGCAGCCAGCTGCCGGGGGCGCTGGGGCTGCCGGGCAAACCGCCCAGCTCCAGCCCGCTCACCGGGGCCTCGCCGCCCTCCTTCATGCAGGGATTATGCCGGGACCCGTATTGCCTGAGCTACCACAGCGCCTCGCACCTGGGCTCCAGCAACTGCTCCAGCTGCGTGCACGACCCCGGCAGCCTCAAGAGCGGATACCCCTTGGTGTACCCCACGCACCCCCTGCACTCGGTGCACACCACGCTCTCCTCCAGCGGCACCCCCAGCCTGCCCGGCCACCCCCTCTACACCTACGGCTTCATGCTGCAGAACGACCCCCTGCCCCACATATGCAACTGGGTGTCTGCCAGCGGACCCTGCGACAAGAGGTTTGCCACCTCGGAGGAGCTGCTCACCCACCTACGGACCCACACGGCCCTGCCGGGGGCCGAGAAACTCTTGGCGGGTTACCCTACCTCCGGGCTGGGCTCCGCGGCCTCCTGCCACCTGCAcctcccgcccgccgcccccgggAGCCCCAACACCTTACCGGCCTCGCTCTCCTTGAGGAGCCCACACACTTTGGGACTAAACAGGTACCACCCCTACGGCAAGAGCCACTTGCCCACGGCCGGCGCCCTGCCCGTGCCCTCCTTGCCGGCCGCCGGACCTTACTACTCCCCGTACGCGCTCTACGGCCAAAGACTCACGTCAGCCTCCGCTTTGGGATATCAGTAA
- the ERLIN2 gene encoding erlin-2, whose translation LALGVAAAALLSAVHKIDEGHIGVYYRGGALLTSTSGPGFHLMLPFITSYKSVQTTLQTDEVKNVPCGTSGGVMIYFDRIEVVNFLIQSAVYDIVKNYTADYDKALIFNKIHHELNQFCSVHTLQEVYIELFDQIDENLKLALQQDLTTMAPGLIIQAVRVTKPNIPEAIRRNYELMESEKTKLLIAAQKQKVVEKEAETERKKALIEAEKIAQVAEITYGQKVMEKETEKRISEIEDAAFLAREKARADAECYTAMKVAEANKLKLTPEYLQLMKYKAIAANSKIYFGKDIPNMFMDSAGSQTKSAEGLAEGIQEEDGAGASEDTKLLHNIN comes from the exons CTCGCCCTCGGCGTCGCGGCCGCTGCGCTCCTCTCGGCCGTGCACAAGATCGACGAGGGGCACATCGGCGTCTACTACCG CGGCGGCGCCTTGCTGACCTCCACCAGCGGGCCCGGCTTCCACCTCATGCTGCCCTTCATCACGTCCTACAAGTcagtgcag ACCACGCTGCAGACGGACGAGGTGAAGAATGTCCCGTGTGGCACCAG TGGGGGAGTGATGATTTATTTCGACAGGATCGAGGTGGTGAATTTCCTCATCCAAAGTGCGG TGTACGACATCGTCAAGAACTACACGGCTGACTACGACAAGGCTCTCATCTTCAACAAGATCCACCACGAGCTGAACCAGTTCTGCAGTGTCCACACGCTGCAGGAGGTTTACATCGAGCTGTTTG ATCAAATTGATGAAAACCTTAAACTGGCCTTGCAGCAGGACCTAACCACGATGGCCCCTGGATTAATTATACAG GCAGTTCGAGTTACAAAGCCAAACATCCCTGAAGCCATCCGGAGGAATTACGAGCTCAT ggagaGTGAGAAGACAAAGCTGCTGATTGCGGCGCAGAAGCAGAAGGTGGTGGAGAAGGAGGCAGAGACGGAGAGGAAGAAAGCCCTGATCG aggcagaaaagaTTGCACAAGTTGCTGAAATAACCTATGGACAGAAAgtgatggaaaaggaaacagagaagcGAATTTCAGAGATTGAAG ATGCTGCATTTCTTGCCCGAGAGAAGGCCAGAGCTGATGCTGAGTGTTACACTGCAATGAAGGTGGCCGAGGCCAACAAG CTCAAGTTAACTCCCGAGTACCTGCAGCTGATGAAGTACAAGGCAATCGCAGCCAACAGCAAGATCTACTTTGGCAAAGATATTCCCAACATGTTCATGGACTCTGCAGGGAGCCAGACCAAATCTGCAGAGGGACTGGCAGAAGGAATCCAAGAGGAGGATGGGGCAGGAGCCAGCGAGGACACAAAGCTACTTCATAACATCAACTGA